The genomic stretch GCATTTATAAACCTAGAGGCTTAATCAAAATTAATCAGGTGAAATACAGAGGATTTATTTTATGCTCTAAATTAGATTTCATAGGTTAGGTTTAATAGTGTATATGTTGCAACCTTAttctcatttaaaattttaaatgaggtGACACCATTggatgcaacaaaacaaaaacaaaattttgattgtaaaatggatcatctccatttcacttgaaatgtgAAATGAAAAGGATTCTATTCCACAACTAATTTTTGAATGACAACTAATACTGAAGACACTACCCAAAGGACTTCTCCTAAGCAGAACAAACATCATATTATTACTgtagaaatttataataaattgaAATATGTGAGAGGAGGGAAAGCAAGAGAGAGACAAAAGTTTGAATTTGATGGCTTTGTATGTGTGTCTTATTGAAGTTGGGAGGGAAGGGAGCAAACCTTGCAGAAATGGCGAGCATTGGGTTATCTGTACCACCAGGACTTACCATATCAACGGAAGCATGCCAAGAGTATCAGCAAAATGTAAAGAAGTTGCCTGAAGGTTTATGGGAGGAGATATTGGAAGGCTTGGAGACTGTGGAGAAGGACATGGGAGCTTCTCTTGGTGACCCTTCTAAGCCCCTCCTCCTCTCAGTCCGCTCTGGTGCTGCAGTAAGCCTTTTCCCACATAAGTATAGACTATAGAGTAGctagatattatttatttatgtattatgtaCCCTAAACTCATTTGCGTCCAttccagccaaaaaaaaaaaaaaaatgatctgcCTCCTATTTATATGTAGATTTCCATGCCTGGCATGATGGACACTGTTCTCAACCTTGGACTCAATGATGAGGTAGTTACTGGTTTGGCATCAAAAAGTGGAGAGCGTTTTGCTTATGACTCGTACAGACGTTTTCTAGACATGTTTGGAGATGTTGTAAGTGCTTCTTCTAGATGTTGCTCGTTATGCTAACTTGTGCTCAGTTTGCAGTGCTTCTCAAGTCTCTGCTTAGTTTCCTGTCTTCTACAATTTGTTGGGCAATGCAAAGTCAGTGAAACATTAAAACTACCAAAGTGAAATGTAATGCAAAGTGTTGATAATTGTGTGTGCacttaaaatattcattttgtatttaaatGGAGTAAATTGTACAGTCGCCTTTTCTTGttactaaaattattaaaacatcGTCACCTTTAATTGGAGGTATTGGGAATTCCGCACTCTCTATTTGAGGAGAAGTTAGAAAGGTTGAAGAATGCAAAAGGAGTTAAACTTGACACTGAGCTAACGGCCTTTGATCTCAAAGAGCTGGTGGAACAGTACAAGAATGTTTATCTTGAAACTAAGGGTGAAAATTTCCCATCAGGTACCAAGTTCAACACTGGCTTCTTTACGTTTCCATCTTTTCATAGAAAAatctttaagttgataaaagTGCATAGGGCAATCTGGATAAGACTGTTTATATATTTCCATTCTAGGATGTGCATATCCTACTTTAAACTCATCTCCTTTTGCCTGTATCTATATGCAGATCCGAAACAGCAATTACAGTTGGCTGTTAAAGCTGTTTTTGATTCTTGGGATAGCCCAAGGGCCATTAAGTACCGGGGCATCAATCAGATAACTGGATTAAAGGGCACTGCAGTAAACATTCAATGCATGGTATTCGGAAACATGGGAAACACTTCAGGGACAGGTGTTCTGTTTACTAGGAATCCTAGCACTGGTGAGAAGAAGCTCTATGGGGAGTTTCTGATCAATGCTCAGGTTTTATGTGCTGCTCCCATCTTGAGCTTACTTTAAGCCtctatcttctcttttttatgtAAATAGCAGTAGTTTCATCTTTGTAATGATTTTGTAAGTGTAGCTGAAGAATGGATTTGAATAGGGAGAAGATGTAGTTGCTGGAATTAGGACACCAGAAGACTTGGACACCATGAAAAGTTGCATGCCTGAAGCTTACAAAGAGCTTGTGGAGAACTGTGAAATTTTAGAGCAACATTACAAAGATATGATGGTAAAAGTTTACATCTCCTtgtaaagatgattttttttcatCCCTATACTATTCATGACCTTGATTTCTGAGATTATAATGGCCTTTATGTTCTCAAAGTCTGAAATACAAGTCAGTCATGTTTTGCCAACATTTTGCTTGctgatattattttttcaaacattaTGACGATCTCTATTGTACTTCAATAACATACTAATACGTGGTCCTCTTTGATAAATACAGGACATCGAATTCACAGTCCAAGAAAATAGGTTATGGATGTTGCAGTGCCGCTCTGGAAAGCGTACTGGTAAAGGTGCAGTAAAGATAGCTGTAGACATGGTTAACGAAGGGCTTGTTGATATGCGCTCTGCAATTAAGATGGTGGAGCCACAGCATCTTGACCAACTTCTTCATCCCCAGGTTTATATATGTCAAGAGTGCTCTGATAGCAAATAGATCTGCCGATAAATTGACTTTTTGAACCTAAGCACAAACAAAATTTGGTATTGGTTAACTGTCTTTGAAGGAGCTTAAAACACCGACTTCGATAGAAAACTATAAGCTATGGCTGTACACAACACTGTTCTGGTAATCATTTCTAGTTTGCTCAATGGTGAAGATCCCCATAGCTTTCTAATTGTTCACTGTGCACATATGTAATGTATGCATTTGTGAATTTCTCTACATAAGAGCACATTGACAGTATAATGTAAAGGTCTTCCTAACTTCATTGAAATATTGTTGGACTAGTTTGAGGCTCCAGCTGCTTACAAAGACAAAGTGGTTGCCAAGGGCTTGCCAGCATCACCAGGAGCTGCAGTGGGGCAGGTTGTATTTGGAGCTGATGAAGCTGAAGCATGGCATGCACAAGGAAAGAGTGCCATCTTGGTATGTTCATATTAATGTCCATTTTCAtcattcttttgctttcttggAACTGTTAGTTTGTTTTGAGCTGAACAGAGAGGAATTCCCCATGTCTTAGATAAATCCAGCCTTTGTGATGACTGATGCATAAGCTTACTGATCGACTAGATGGAAAAATTAATCCAGGAATGATTCAGTTACGGTTCTAATGGAATTGCAGTCCTGTTCACTGAAGCCTTTCATTGTAATATGACTGAAACAAACTCTCTACAACAAAACCTGGATGCTTCGTCAGGATATGACTATTTGTTAGATTATTGAACATTAATGATGTTAGGTTGAACAGATTATGTTCTACAGGAAAGATATCGTTATGTCTTTGGTTGCTCTTTTCACAATTCTGTTAGCATTCACAATACCTTATGTTGTATATGCATTTGAACTTGAGTTTCCCAAATCATTTAGAACTGAAGTTTTACATGATTTGTGTAATTGAAGGTGAGGACAGAGACCAGCCCAGAGGACATTGGTGGTATGCATGCAGCTGTTGGAATCTTGACAGCAAGGGGTGGAATGACATCTCACGCGGCTGTTGTAGCACGTGGATGGGGAAAGTGTTGTGTTTCTGGCTGTTCTGAAATCCGTGTAAATGACAATGAGAAGGTGgacttttaaattttgttctcCTATACGTAATAGCTGTTACAGTACAAGAGGgaatactttcaattttttcggTTAAGTAATATAAGAGGGAATAAACAAAAAGGTTGCTTTATCAACGTTGCAGGTGGTTGTGATTGGAGACAGGGTGATTGAGGAAGGAGCGTGGCTCTCGCTCAATGGGTCAACAGGTGAAGTGATATTGGGGAAACAGCCACTCTCTCCTCCGGCTTTAAGTGGTGACTTGGAGATCTTTATGTCTTGGGCTGATAAAATAAGGCGTC from Corylus avellana chromosome ca1, CavTom2PMs-1.0 encodes the following:
- the LOC132179330 gene encoding pyruvate, phosphate dikinase, chloroplastic isoform X2; this encodes MEEQRVFTFGKGRSEGNKGMKSLLGGKGANLAEMASIGLSVPPGLTISTEACQEYQQNVKKLPEGLWEEILEGLETVEKDMGASLGDPSKPLLLSVRSGAAISMPGMMDTVLNLGLNDEVVTGLASKSGERFAYDSYRRFLDMFGDVVLGIPHSLFEEKLERLKNAKGVKLDTELTAFDLKELVEQYKNVYLETKGENFPSDPKQQLQLAVKAVFDSWDSPRAIKYRGINQITGLKGTAVNIQCMVFGNMGNTSGTGVLFTRNPSTGEKKLYGEFLINAQGEDVVAGIRTPEDLDTMKSCMPEAYKELVENCEILEQHYKDMMDIEFTVQENRLWMLQCRSGKRTGKGAVKIAVDMVNEGLVDMRSAIKMVEPQHLDQLLHPQFEAPAAYKDKVVAKGLPASPGAAVGQVVFGADEAEAWHAQGKSAILVRTETSPEDIGGMHAAVGILTARGGMTSHAAVVARGWGKCCVSGCSEIRVNDNEKVVVIGDRVIEEGAWLSLNGSTGEVILGKQPLSPPALSGDLEIFMSWADKIRRLKVMANADTPEDAQTARNNGAQGIGLCRTEHMFFASDERLKAVRKMIMAVTTEQRKAALDSLLPYQRSDFEGIFRAMDGLPVTIRLLDPPLHEFLPEGDVQDIVSELTAETGMNEDEVFSRIEKLAEVNPMLGFRGCRLGISYPELTEMQARAIFQAAVSMSNQGVKVLPEIMVPLVGTPQELGHQVSLIRSVAKKVLSEMGSSLSYKVGTMIEIPRAALVADEIAKEAEFFSFGTNDLTQMTFGYSRDDVGKFLPIYLAQGILQNDPFEVLDQRGVGQLIKIATERGRAARPSLKVGICGEHGGEPSSVAFFAEAGLDYVSCSPFRVPIARLAAAQVAV
- the LOC132179330 gene encoding pyruvate, phosphate dikinase, chloroplastic isoform X1; translation: MLVRTTPDACSERVLKKGKHVDRNIHLLKENLRISQAVNTRCRSSQFAVVNGIKSAKPKRFEPLLRGLPRAQAILTPLSQSDPTPTTKKRVFTFGKGRSEGNKGMKSLLGGKGANLAEMASIGLSVPPGLTISTEACQEYQQNVKKLPEGLWEEILEGLETVEKDMGASLGDPSKPLLLSVRSGAAISMPGMMDTVLNLGLNDEVVTGLASKSGERFAYDSYRRFLDMFGDVVLGIPHSLFEEKLERLKNAKGVKLDTELTAFDLKELVEQYKNVYLETKGENFPSDPKQQLQLAVKAVFDSWDSPRAIKYRGINQITGLKGTAVNIQCMVFGNMGNTSGTGVLFTRNPSTGEKKLYGEFLINAQGEDVVAGIRTPEDLDTMKSCMPEAYKELVENCEILEQHYKDMMDIEFTVQENRLWMLQCRSGKRTGKGAVKIAVDMVNEGLVDMRSAIKMVEPQHLDQLLHPQFEAPAAYKDKVVAKGLPASPGAAVGQVVFGADEAEAWHAQGKSAILVRTETSPEDIGGMHAAVGILTARGGMTSHAAVVARGWGKCCVSGCSEIRVNDNEKVVVIGDRVIEEGAWLSLNGSTGEVILGKQPLSPPALSGDLEIFMSWADKIRRLKVMANADTPEDAQTARNNGAQGIGLCRTEHMFFASDERLKAVRKMIMAVTTEQRKAALDSLLPYQRSDFEGIFRAMDGLPVTIRLLDPPLHEFLPEGDVQDIVSELTAETGMNEDEVFSRIEKLAEVNPMLGFRGCRLGISYPELTEMQARAIFQAAVSMSNQGVKVLPEIMVPLVGTPQELGHQVSLIRSVAKKVLSEMGSSLSYKVGTMIEIPRAALVADEIAKEAEFFSFGTNDLTQMTFGYSRDDVGKFLPIYLAQGILQNDPFEVLDQRGVGQLIKIATERGRAARPSLKVGICGEHGGEPSSVAFFAEAGLDYVSCSPFRVPIARLAAAQVAV